The Coregonus clupeaformis isolate EN_2021a chromosome 26, ASM2061545v1, whole genome shotgun sequence genome window below encodes:
- the LOC121540263 gene encoding tetratricopeptide repeat protein 14-like isoform X4 → MDRDLLRQTLSHHGQSLFTHLKCEQSENPDFKAIEPDLSKASYQRKYGGEDNAVVEQFVARKADILFAPSWKSSAPMDDVLEEEGEEPYAIMPPLEQFMEVSFEERRNLLYRDIERGDIVIGRINSIREFGFFVTLICMGGGLERDIEDLELTALCPLRDVPSNGNHDDPLSYYQINDLIRAGVKDIDRYHEKITISLQPSSLAPNLMNLKLGVFSRDDLPLQYSRSVRVANDHTETYERVLEGTLGYSNPSNVEYLLGKIGVSDTQPPSLMRGLQSKHFLEEDFAKTIRKKQSASWALKCVRVGVDHFKSGRHVEAMNEYNKALEIDTNNVEALVARGALYANKGSLLKAITDFELALESCPTHRNAKKYLCQTLVERGGQLEEEEKLVTAEGLYRKALTLDDSFQDAKEALQKIELLIQRQLQRKWKKLRTWRQVQKNCVRS, encoded by the exons ATGGATAGAGATTTACTAAGGCAGACTTTGTCTCACCATGGACAAAGCCTGTTTACCCATCTCAAATGTGAACAAAGTGAAAATCCAGATTTCAAAGCTATTGAACCTGACTTGTCCAAGGCCAGCTATCAAAG GAAATATGGAGGGGAGGACAATGCGGTAGTGGAGCAATTTGTTGCTAGAAAAGCTGACATCCTATTTGCACCGTCATGGAAGTCTAGTGCACCTATGGATGATGTgttagaggaggaaggagaag AGCCCTACGCCATCATGCCCCCTCTGGAGCAGTTTATGGAGGTGTCGTTTGAGGAACGGAGGAATCTGTTGTACAGGGACATTGAGCGAGGGGACATCGTGATAGGCAGGATCAACTCCATCAGGGAATTTGGCTTCTTTGTAACACTGATCTGCATGGGAGGTGGACTAGAGCGAGACATAGAGGATCTGGAGCTCACG gCCCTGTGTCCCCTTAGAGATGTACCTTCCAATGGCAATCATGATGATCCACTATCATACTATCAGATTAACGATTTGATAAGAG CTGGAGTGAAGGACATTGACCGATACCATGAGAAGATAACCATTTCACTTCAGCCCTCCTCCCTCGCCCCAAATCTGATGAACCTAAAGCTTGGAGTTTTTAGTAGAGATGATCTGCCACTTCAATACAG TCGCAGTGTGAGGGTTGCAAACGACCACACTGAAACCTATGAGAGGGTTTTAGAGGGTACTCTTGGCTACTCTAACCCATCTAACGTGGAATATCTCCTGGGGAAGATTGGGGTCAGTGACACACAGCCTCCCTCCCTCATGAGAGGGCTACAGAG CAAACATTTCCTTGAGGAGGACTTTGCCAAAACTATCCGAAAGAAGCAGTCTGCATCCTGGGCCCTTAAATG tgtaagggttggtgtggaCCACTTCAAATCTGGCCGCCATGTCGAAGCAATGAATGAATATAACAAGGCCTTAGAGATCGACACTAATAATGTGGAAGCACTTGTGGCACGTGGTGCACT GTATGCTAACAAAGGGAGTTTGCTGAAGGCAATAACTGACTTTGAGCTGGCATTGGAAAGCTGCCCAACCCACAGAAATGCAAAGAAATACCTATGCCAAACCCTGGTTGAGCGAGGTGGCCA ACTGGAGGAGGAAGAAAAGCTAGTCACAGCTGAAGGCCTTTACAGAAAAGCCCTGACCTTAGACGACTCCTTCCAGGATGCCAAGGAAGCATTGCAAAAAATAGAGCTGCTTATCCAG AGGCAGCTGCAAAGGAAGTGGAAAAAGCTAAGAACGTGGAGACAAGTGCAGAAAAATTGCGTAAGATCTTAA
- the LOC121540263 gene encoding tetratricopeptide repeat protein 14-like isoform X3: MDRDLLRQTLSHHGQSLFTHLKCEQSENPDFKAIEPDLSKASYQRKYGGEDNAVVEQFVARKADILFAPSWKSSAPMDDVLEEEGEEPYAIMPPLEQFMEVSFEERRNLLYRDIERGDIVIGRINSIREFGFFVTLICMGGGLERDIEDLELTALCPLRDVPSNGNHDDPLSYYQINDLIRAGVKDIDRYHEKITISLQPSSLAPNLMNLKLGVFSRDDLPLQYSRSVRVANDHTETYERVLEGTLGYSNPSNVEYLLGKIGVSDTQPPSLMRGLQSKHFLEEDFAKTIRKKQSASWALKCVRVGVDHFKSGRHVEAMNEYNKALEIDTNNVEALVARGALYANKGSLLKAITDFELALESCPTHRNAKKYLCQTLVERGGQLEEEEKLVTAEGLYRKALTLDDSFQDAKEALQKIELLIQKRQLQRKWKKLRTWRQVQKNCVRS; this comes from the exons ATGGATAGAGATTTACTAAGGCAGACTTTGTCTCACCATGGACAAAGCCTGTTTACCCATCTCAAATGTGAACAAAGTGAAAATCCAGATTTCAAAGCTATTGAACCTGACTTGTCCAAGGCCAGCTATCAAAG GAAATATGGAGGGGAGGACAATGCGGTAGTGGAGCAATTTGTTGCTAGAAAAGCTGACATCCTATTTGCACCGTCATGGAAGTCTAGTGCACCTATGGATGATGTgttagaggaggaaggagaag AGCCCTACGCCATCATGCCCCCTCTGGAGCAGTTTATGGAGGTGTCGTTTGAGGAACGGAGGAATCTGTTGTACAGGGACATTGAGCGAGGGGACATCGTGATAGGCAGGATCAACTCCATCAGGGAATTTGGCTTCTTTGTAACACTGATCTGCATGGGAGGTGGACTAGAGCGAGACATAGAGGATCTGGAGCTCACG gCCCTGTGTCCCCTTAGAGATGTACCTTCCAATGGCAATCATGATGATCCACTATCATACTATCAGATTAACGATTTGATAAGAG CTGGAGTGAAGGACATTGACCGATACCATGAGAAGATAACCATTTCACTTCAGCCCTCCTCCCTCGCCCCAAATCTGATGAACCTAAAGCTTGGAGTTTTTAGTAGAGATGATCTGCCACTTCAATACAG TCGCAGTGTGAGGGTTGCAAACGACCACACTGAAACCTATGAGAGGGTTTTAGAGGGTACTCTTGGCTACTCTAACCCATCTAACGTGGAATATCTCCTGGGGAAGATTGGGGTCAGTGACACACAGCCTCCCTCCCTCATGAGAGGGCTACAGAG CAAACATTTCCTTGAGGAGGACTTTGCCAAAACTATCCGAAAGAAGCAGTCTGCATCCTGGGCCCTTAAATG tgtaagggttggtgtggaCCACTTCAAATCTGGCCGCCATGTCGAAGCAATGAATGAATATAACAAGGCCTTAGAGATCGACACTAATAATGTGGAAGCACTTGTGGCACGTGGTGCACT GTATGCTAACAAAGGGAGTTTGCTGAAGGCAATAACTGACTTTGAGCTGGCATTGGAAAGCTGCCCAACCCACAGAAATGCAAAGAAATACCTATGCCAAACCCTGGTTGAGCGAGGTGGCCA ACTGGAGGAGGAAGAAAAGCTAGTCACAGCTGAAGGCCTTTACAGAAAAGCCCTGACCTTAGACGACTCCTTCCAGGATGCCAAGGAAGCATTGCAAAAAATAGAGCTGCTTATCCAG AAGAGGCAGCTGCAAAGGAAGTGGAAAAAGCTAAGAACGTGGAGACAAGTGCAGAAAAATTGCGTAAGATCTTAA
- the LOC121540263 gene encoding tetratricopeptide repeat protein 14-like isoform X5 has protein sequence MDRDLLRQTLSHHGQSLFTHLKCEQSENPDFKAIEPDLSKASYQRKYGGEDNAVVEQFVARKADILFAPSWKSSAPMDDVLEEEGEEPYAIMPPLEQFMEVSFEERRNLLYRDIERGDIVIGRINSIREFGFFVTLICMGGGLERDIEDLELTALCPLRDVPSNGNHDDPLSYYQINDLIRAGVKDIDRYHEKITISLQPSSLAPNLMNLKLGVFSRDDLPLQYSRSVRVANDHTETYERVLEGTLGYSNPSNVEYLLGKIGVSDTQPPSLMRGLQSKHFLEEDFAKTIRKKQSASWALKCVRVGVDHFKSGRHVEAMNEYNKALEIDTNNVEALVARGALYANKGSLLKAITDFELALESCPTHRNAKKYLCQTLVERGGQLEEEEKLVTAEGLYRKALTLDDSFQDAKEALQKIELLIQGEQTTLQLE, from the exons ATGGATAGAGATTTACTAAGGCAGACTTTGTCTCACCATGGACAAAGCCTGTTTACCCATCTCAAATGTGAACAAAGTGAAAATCCAGATTTCAAAGCTATTGAACCTGACTTGTCCAAGGCCAGCTATCAAAG GAAATATGGAGGGGAGGACAATGCGGTAGTGGAGCAATTTGTTGCTAGAAAAGCTGACATCCTATTTGCACCGTCATGGAAGTCTAGTGCACCTATGGATGATGTgttagaggaggaaggagaag AGCCCTACGCCATCATGCCCCCTCTGGAGCAGTTTATGGAGGTGTCGTTTGAGGAACGGAGGAATCTGTTGTACAGGGACATTGAGCGAGGGGACATCGTGATAGGCAGGATCAACTCCATCAGGGAATTTGGCTTCTTTGTAACACTGATCTGCATGGGAGGTGGACTAGAGCGAGACATAGAGGATCTGGAGCTCACG gCCCTGTGTCCCCTTAGAGATGTACCTTCCAATGGCAATCATGATGATCCACTATCATACTATCAGATTAACGATTTGATAAGAG CTGGAGTGAAGGACATTGACCGATACCATGAGAAGATAACCATTTCACTTCAGCCCTCCTCCCTCGCCCCAAATCTGATGAACCTAAAGCTTGGAGTTTTTAGTAGAGATGATCTGCCACTTCAATACAG TCGCAGTGTGAGGGTTGCAAACGACCACACTGAAACCTATGAGAGGGTTTTAGAGGGTACTCTTGGCTACTCTAACCCATCTAACGTGGAATATCTCCTGGGGAAGATTGGGGTCAGTGACACACAGCCTCCCTCCCTCATGAGAGGGCTACAGAG CAAACATTTCCTTGAGGAGGACTTTGCCAAAACTATCCGAAAGAAGCAGTCTGCATCCTGGGCCCTTAAATG tgtaagggttggtgtggaCCACTTCAAATCTGGCCGCCATGTCGAAGCAATGAATGAATATAACAAGGCCTTAGAGATCGACACTAATAATGTGGAAGCACTTGTGGCACGTGGTGCACT GTATGCTAACAAAGGGAGTTTGCTGAAGGCAATAACTGACTTTGAGCTGGCATTGGAAAGCTGCCCAACCCACAGAAATGCAAAGAAATACCTATGCCAAACCCTGGTTGAGCGAGGTGGCCA ACTGGAGGAGGAAGAAAAGCTAGTCACAGCTGAAGGCCTTTACAGAAAAGCCCTGACCTTAGACGACTCCTTCCAGGATGCCAAGGAAGCATTGCAAAAAATAGAGCTGCTTATCCAG GGGGAACAAACAACCTTACAACTGGAATGA
- the LOC121540263 gene encoding tetratricopeptide repeat protein 14-like isoform X2 — MDRDLLRQTLSHHGQSLFTHLKCEQSENPDFKAIEPDLSKASYQRKYGGEDNAVVEQFVARKADILFAPSWKSSAPMDDVLEEEGEEPYAIMPPLEQFMEVSFEERRNLLYRDIERGDIVIGRINSIREFGFFVTLICMGGGLERDIEDLELTALCPLRDVPSNGNHDDPLSYYQINDLIRAGVKDIDRYHEKITISLQPSSLAPNLMNLKLGVFSRDDLPLQYSRSVRVANDHTETYERVLEGTLGYSNPSNVEYLLGKIGVSDTQPPSLMRGLQSKHFLEEDFAKTIRKKQSASWALKWYANKGSLLKAITDFELALESCPTHRNAKKYLCQTLVERGGQLEEEEKLVTAEGLYRKALTLDDSFQDAKEALQKIELLIQKSLKLREEAAAKEVEKAKNVETSAEKLRKILKEEKRMKKKRKRSSSSTSSSSSSSSDRSSSGRRKSKKKNRKHRRSSRGKKHQQRVSSRDNRSVADEEEEWYPAPPNTSASFLDQKSSVVRPFEGPERTEEYSQPRSKGRNHSYHSLSSVSTDAPDNSRFEDDPFDASPQRAEGSKGKGVCGEKTSDGDVNEREREGSRGQRKSQGQELQSGPQDVPSSLGKVKHRRMSSSSAGSEHSRKSDQYANDLPSQSHISTSRRSDSGKYGSTERGDKKGLNRGTRRSDGDYRSSTDTTRNGNGSSAEGNQKKELPTNLLDLFSQIAQFEKEKCVKPKK; from the exons ATGGATAGAGATTTACTAAGGCAGACTTTGTCTCACCATGGACAAAGCCTGTTTACCCATCTCAAATGTGAACAAAGTGAAAATCCAGATTTCAAAGCTATTGAACCTGACTTGTCCAAGGCCAGCTATCAAAG GAAATATGGAGGGGAGGACAATGCGGTAGTGGAGCAATTTGTTGCTAGAAAAGCTGACATCCTATTTGCACCGTCATGGAAGTCTAGTGCACCTATGGATGATGTgttagaggaggaaggagaag AGCCCTACGCCATCATGCCCCCTCTGGAGCAGTTTATGGAGGTGTCGTTTGAGGAACGGAGGAATCTGTTGTACAGGGACATTGAGCGAGGGGACATCGTGATAGGCAGGATCAACTCCATCAGGGAATTTGGCTTCTTTGTAACACTGATCTGCATGGGAGGTGGACTAGAGCGAGACATAGAGGATCTGGAGCTCACG gCCCTGTGTCCCCTTAGAGATGTACCTTCCAATGGCAATCATGATGATCCACTATCATACTATCAGATTAACGATTTGATAAGAG CTGGAGTGAAGGACATTGACCGATACCATGAGAAGATAACCATTTCACTTCAGCCCTCCTCCCTCGCCCCAAATCTGATGAACCTAAAGCTTGGAGTTTTTAGTAGAGATGATCTGCCACTTCAATACAG TCGCAGTGTGAGGGTTGCAAACGACCACACTGAAACCTATGAGAGGGTTTTAGAGGGTACTCTTGGCTACTCTAACCCATCTAACGTGGAATATCTCCTGGGGAAGATTGGGGTCAGTGACACACAGCCTCCCTCCCTCATGAGAGGGCTACAGAG CAAACATTTCCTTGAGGAGGACTTTGCCAAAACTATCCGAAAGAAGCAGTCTGCATCCTGGGCCCTTAAATG GTATGCTAACAAAGGGAGTTTGCTGAAGGCAATAACTGACTTTGAGCTGGCATTGGAAAGCTGCCCAACCCACAGAAATGCAAAGAAATACCTATGCCAAACCCTGGTTGAGCGAGGTGGCCA ACTGGAGGAGGAAGAAAAGCTAGTCACAGCTGAAGGCCTTTACAGAAAAGCCCTGACCTTAGACGACTCCTTCCAGGATGCCAAGGAAGCATTGCAAAAAATAGAGCTGCTTATCCAG AAATCCCTCAAACTGAGAGAAGAGGCAGCTGCAAAGGAAGTGGAAAAAGCTAAGAACGTGGAGACAAGTGCAGAAAAATTGCGTAAGATCTTAAAAGAAGAAAAAAG AATGAAAAAGAAACGGAAGAGATCCTCCTCATCAAcgtcatcttcctcctcctcttcttccgaCCGATCCTCCTCGGGTCGCAGGAAGTCAAAGAAAAAGAATCGTAAACACAGACGGTCATCTCGAGGGAAGAAACACCAGCAGAGGGTTTCATCCAGGGACAACAGGAGTGTggctgatgaagaggaggagtggtaccctGCCCCGCCCAACACCTCCGCCTCCTTCCTGGATCAGAAATCTAGTGTCGTCAGGCCGTTTGAGGGGCCAGAGAGGACTGAAGAGTACAGTCAGCCCCGCAGCAAGGGCAGGAACCACTCGTACCACTCTTTATCATCAGTGTCCACTGACGCTCCGGACAACAGCAGGTTTGAAGATGACCCTTTTGACGCCTCTCCTCAGCGAGCTGAGGGCAGCAAGGGAAAAGGTGTCTGTGGTGAGAAGACCAGTGATGGAGATgtgaatgagagggagagggaaggctCCAGGGGCCAGAGGAAGAGCCAGGGCCAGGAGCTTCAAAGTGGCCCACAAGACGTTCCCAGCTCATTGGGGAAAGTCAAACACAGAAGAATGTCCTCCTCATCTGCCGGCTCAGAGCATTCCCGCAAATCTGACCAGTACGCCAACGACCTCCCATCACAGTCCCACATATCCACTTCCAGGCGATCAGATAGTGGGAAGTATGGTAGCACCGAGCGAGGTGATAAGAAAGGGCTGAATAGGGGCACCCGAAGGTCTGATGGAGATTACAGGTCTTCCACTGACACCACTCGGAATGGTAATGGATCATCCGCAGAAGGAAATCAGAAAAAAGAGCTGCCAACTAATCTCCTAGATCTCTTCAGCCAGATAGCCCAGTTTGAGAAGGAGAAATGTGTCAAGCCGAAAAAGTGA
- the LOC121540263 gene encoding tetratricopeptide repeat protein 14-like isoform X1: MDRDLLRQTLSHHGQSLFTHLKCEQSENPDFKAIEPDLSKASYQRKYGGEDNAVVEQFVARKADILFAPSWKSSAPMDDVLEEEGEEPYAIMPPLEQFMEVSFEERRNLLYRDIERGDIVIGRINSIREFGFFVTLICMGGGLERDIEDLELTALCPLRDVPSNGNHDDPLSYYQINDLIRAGVKDIDRYHEKITISLQPSSLAPNLMNLKLGVFSRDDLPLQYSRSVRVANDHTETYERVLEGTLGYSNPSNVEYLLGKIGVSDTQPPSLMRGLQSKHFLEEDFAKTIRKKQSASWALKCVRVGVDHFKSGRHVEAMNEYNKALEIDTNNVEALVARGALYANKGSLLKAITDFELALESCPTHRNAKKYLCQTLVERGGQLEEEEKLVTAEGLYRKALTLDDSFQDAKEALQKIELLIQKSLKLREEAAAKEVEKAKNVETSAEKLRKILKEEKRMKKKRKRSSSSTSSSSSSSSDRSSSGRRKSKKKNRKHRRSSRGKKHQQRVSSRDNRSVADEEEEWYPAPPNTSASFLDQKSSVVRPFEGPERTEEYSQPRSKGRNHSYHSLSSVSTDAPDNSRFEDDPFDASPQRAEGSKGKGVCGEKTSDGDVNEREREGSRGQRKSQGQELQSGPQDVPSSLGKVKHRRMSSSSAGSEHSRKSDQYANDLPSQSHISTSRRSDSGKYGSTERGDKKGLNRGTRRSDGDYRSSTDTTRNGNGSSAEGNQKKELPTNLLDLFSQIAQFEKEKCVKPKK; encoded by the exons ATGGATAGAGATTTACTAAGGCAGACTTTGTCTCACCATGGACAAAGCCTGTTTACCCATCTCAAATGTGAACAAAGTGAAAATCCAGATTTCAAAGCTATTGAACCTGACTTGTCCAAGGCCAGCTATCAAAG GAAATATGGAGGGGAGGACAATGCGGTAGTGGAGCAATTTGTTGCTAGAAAAGCTGACATCCTATTTGCACCGTCATGGAAGTCTAGTGCACCTATGGATGATGTgttagaggaggaaggagaag AGCCCTACGCCATCATGCCCCCTCTGGAGCAGTTTATGGAGGTGTCGTTTGAGGAACGGAGGAATCTGTTGTACAGGGACATTGAGCGAGGGGACATCGTGATAGGCAGGATCAACTCCATCAGGGAATTTGGCTTCTTTGTAACACTGATCTGCATGGGAGGTGGACTAGAGCGAGACATAGAGGATCTGGAGCTCACG gCCCTGTGTCCCCTTAGAGATGTACCTTCCAATGGCAATCATGATGATCCACTATCATACTATCAGATTAACGATTTGATAAGAG CTGGAGTGAAGGACATTGACCGATACCATGAGAAGATAACCATTTCACTTCAGCCCTCCTCCCTCGCCCCAAATCTGATGAACCTAAAGCTTGGAGTTTTTAGTAGAGATGATCTGCCACTTCAATACAG TCGCAGTGTGAGGGTTGCAAACGACCACACTGAAACCTATGAGAGGGTTTTAGAGGGTACTCTTGGCTACTCTAACCCATCTAACGTGGAATATCTCCTGGGGAAGATTGGGGTCAGTGACACACAGCCTCCCTCCCTCATGAGAGGGCTACAGAG CAAACATTTCCTTGAGGAGGACTTTGCCAAAACTATCCGAAAGAAGCAGTCTGCATCCTGGGCCCTTAAATG tgtaagggttggtgtggaCCACTTCAAATCTGGCCGCCATGTCGAAGCAATGAATGAATATAACAAGGCCTTAGAGATCGACACTAATAATGTGGAAGCACTTGTGGCACGTGGTGCACT GTATGCTAACAAAGGGAGTTTGCTGAAGGCAATAACTGACTTTGAGCTGGCATTGGAAAGCTGCCCAACCCACAGAAATGCAAAGAAATACCTATGCCAAACCCTGGTTGAGCGAGGTGGCCA ACTGGAGGAGGAAGAAAAGCTAGTCACAGCTGAAGGCCTTTACAGAAAAGCCCTGACCTTAGACGACTCCTTCCAGGATGCCAAGGAAGCATTGCAAAAAATAGAGCTGCTTATCCAG AAATCCCTCAAACTGAGAGAAGAGGCAGCTGCAAAGGAAGTGGAAAAAGCTAAGAACGTGGAGACAAGTGCAGAAAAATTGCGTAAGATCTTAAAAGAAGAAAAAAG AATGAAAAAGAAACGGAAGAGATCCTCCTCATCAAcgtcatcttcctcctcctcttcttccgaCCGATCCTCCTCGGGTCGCAGGAAGTCAAAGAAAAAGAATCGTAAACACAGACGGTCATCTCGAGGGAAGAAACACCAGCAGAGGGTTTCATCCAGGGACAACAGGAGTGTggctgatgaagaggaggagtggtaccctGCCCCGCCCAACACCTCCGCCTCCTTCCTGGATCAGAAATCTAGTGTCGTCAGGCCGTTTGAGGGGCCAGAGAGGACTGAAGAGTACAGTCAGCCCCGCAGCAAGGGCAGGAACCACTCGTACCACTCTTTATCATCAGTGTCCACTGACGCTCCGGACAACAGCAGGTTTGAAGATGACCCTTTTGACGCCTCTCCTCAGCGAGCTGAGGGCAGCAAGGGAAAAGGTGTCTGTGGTGAGAAGACCAGTGATGGAGATgtgaatgagagggagagggaaggctCCAGGGGCCAGAGGAAGAGCCAGGGCCAGGAGCTTCAAAGTGGCCCACAAGACGTTCCCAGCTCATTGGGGAAAGTCAAACACAGAAGAATGTCCTCCTCATCTGCCGGCTCAGAGCATTCCCGCAAATCTGACCAGTACGCCAACGACCTCCCATCACAGTCCCACATATCCACTTCCAGGCGATCAGATAGTGGGAAGTATGGTAGCACCGAGCGAGGTGATAAGAAAGGGCTGAATAGGGGCACCCGAAGGTCTGATGGAGATTACAGGTCTTCCACTGACACCACTCGGAATGGTAATGGATCATCCGCAGAAGGAAATCAGAAAAAAGAGCTGCCAACTAATCTCCTAGATCTCTTCAGCCAGATAGCCCAGTTTGAGAAGGAGAAATGTGTCAAGCCGAAAAAGTGA